A region of Sphingobium baderi DNA encodes the following proteins:
- a CDS encoding O-antigen ligase family protein, which produces MRPPLAGIGPREAFPEGFVPPDQDGGVRDAGKAMVTPLLTIAVLFFCFHLWRIGNVNITLSDALFMGVVLIELGLGRLNGTPFGTLTPIWLASLVLMLSGLFVGSYVNGDLLRWIIVAGQYLFSYMLLPMVLIRDIGTINRLIVTLIIGMTAMESLGVLVYYTMDGFTQVNAIFGPDFITGGRRLGAMVGDANWNSAVIAMTLPFVIYAGVRRLIPAAAALACATMLMWALMLAASFTGFSAALLAVGVMAFLGRLRPSPKILLLAGILAVGLFASGYQMPDIFAKRVAPAFQSGDIEEAGTYDDRAELIAEAWGNAENTVIIGMGVDQFREFSPSGQPVHNMYMLELAEGGIVALMGWFGVVLSLTLIPFTRLRQHRLEASLSLAVIVVFQVFTMASPHMYARLWMVPVLLSLGTVLKAADASPFWAGRSSQSVTPPRAAWNKIHRNQVPRRR; this is translated from the coding sequence ATGAGACCGCCTCTGGCAGGCATCGGCCCGCGCGAAGCCTTTCCCGAAGGTTTCGTCCCGCCGGATCAGGATGGCGGCGTCCGCGACGCGGGCAAGGCCATGGTCACGCCTCTCCTGACTATCGCTGTGCTCTTCTTTTGCTTTCACCTCTGGCGCATCGGCAATGTGAACATCACGCTGAGCGACGCGCTGTTCATGGGCGTCGTCCTGATCGAATTGGGGCTGGGGCGCCTTAACGGAACGCCGTTCGGGACGCTGACGCCGATTTGGCTGGCCAGTCTCGTCCTCATGCTTTCGGGTCTTTTCGTCGGAAGCTATGTCAACGGCGACTTGCTGCGCTGGATCATCGTCGCGGGGCAATATCTGTTCAGCTACATGCTGCTGCCCATGGTGCTGATCCGGGACATCGGCACGATAAACAGGCTGATCGTCACGCTCATCATCGGCATGACCGCCATGGAAAGCCTGGGCGTGCTCGTTTACTACACGATGGACGGGTTCACGCAGGTCAATGCGATATTCGGCCCGGATTTCATCACCGGCGGCAGGCGGCTGGGCGCGATGGTGGGAGATGCGAACTGGAATTCCGCCGTCATCGCCATGACCCTTCCCTTCGTGATCTATGCGGGCGTCAGGCGGTTGATCCCTGCTGCAGCCGCGCTGGCCTGCGCCACGATGCTGATGTGGGCATTGATGCTCGCGGCGTCCTTCACGGGCTTTTCCGCCGCGCTGCTGGCTGTAGGTGTGATGGCCTTCCTCGGCCGTTTGCGCCCTTCGCCGAAGATATTGCTGCTGGCCGGAATATTGGCCGTGGGCCTCTTTGCGTCGGGCTATCAGATGCCCGACATCTTCGCCAAGCGGGTGGCTCCCGCTTTCCAGAGCGGCGACATAGAGGAAGCCGGCACCTATGACGACCGCGCCGAACTGATTGCGGAAGCATGGGGTAATGCCGAAAATACCGTGATTATCGGGATGGGCGTCGACCAGTTCCGGGAATTCAGCCCTTCGGGGCAGCCAGTCCACAACATGTATATGCTTGAATTGGCGGAAGGCGGCATCGTCGCGCTGATGGGCTGGTTCGGCGTCGTCCTCAGCCTGACTTTGATCCCGTTTACCAGGTTGCGGCAGCATCGACTCGAAGCTTCGCTTTCACTGGCGGTCATCGTCGTGTTCCAGGTGTTCACCATGGCCAGTCCGCACATGTATGCCCGCCTGTGGATGGTTCCTGTACTGCTGTCCCTGGGCACTGTCCTGAAAGCGGCGGACGCATCCCCCTTTTGGGCAGGTCGTTCCTCCCAAAGCGTAACCCCTCCGCGCGCTGCATGGAATAAAATCCATCGCAATCAAGTTCCGCGGAGGCGATGA
- a CDS encoding polysaccharide biosynthesis/export family protein produces the protein MMTKDKRHHGLGLLACMALAACSPTSGLTDLPPAPSSEYALGAGDELRVSVYGLDGLANNYVITDAGVISLPFIGDVAASDKTADQIKQSIVEALVAKQIVNNPIVNVQVNQYRPFFIIGEVKKPGEYAFRPGTSVLTAIAMAGGYTFRANTSKFSITRRDGNGSITAAATEKAYIQPGDTIRVYESWF, from the coding sequence ATGATGACTAAAGACAAGCGGCATCACGGACTGGGGCTTCTCGCCTGCATGGCGTTGGCGGCCTGCTCCCCCACATCGGGCCTGACGGATCTGCCGCCGGCGCCATCCAGCGAATATGCGCTGGGCGCGGGAGATGAATTGCGGGTGAGCGTCTATGGACTGGACGGGTTGGCGAACAATTACGTGATTACCGATGCGGGCGTGATCTCGCTTCCCTTCATCGGTGACGTGGCGGCAAGCGACAAGACCGCCGACCAGATAAAGCAATCCATTGTCGAGGCGTTGGTCGCCAAGCAGATCGTTAACAATCCGATCGTCAATGTTCAGGTCAATCAATATCGCCCCTTCTTCATCATCGGAGAGGTCAAGAAGCCAGGCGAATATGCGTTCCGGCCGGGCACGTCCGTGCTGACCGCGATCGCCATGGCTGGCGGTTATACCTTCCGGGCGAACACGTCCAAATTCTCCATAACAAGGCGCGACGGTAACGGGAGCATCACCGCCGCCGCCACGGAAAAGGCATATATCCAGCCCGGTGATACGATCCGGGTTTATGAAAGCTGGTTCTAA
- a CDS encoding outer membrane beta-barrel protein, whose protein sequence is MRRSTQPPGKGRRRPYYGAALLVLGMAQGVQAQTIEEDAQQHQSVLDLERPGYEPRRIKLGNVLLSPELDVGVTYNSNIYAAHVDRRDDFVTRIQPRLTIEEDEGRFQWHGELSGELRRYASNGRENSESYGAVGTFAALLSQQLTVTGTAGYRRAVENRADPEVRQNPTLGPPLFDVLNGELQMRVEGSRLGFSLKGQAEKYDFVARANDDRDFTSYRGTARLFYRLSPMFDGYVQGYVNQRNFRRADIGSGASRDGRTIGGLVGVQVNPSGKLRGDIGAGVFRYKPESAFFESFSGFALEGSLIYSPRQRTALILDVFSGDVATVRNGASGRIDRSARLTVQQEIRHNLIASAAFRYRQTRYRGIDSRLNTIGGDVDIEYLLNRHLSLALTGQLVKRTGGNDMDRFERSRIGIALRMRY, encoded by the coding sequence GTGCGCCGGTCGACACAGCCGCCTGGAAAGGGGCGGCGCCGTCCTTATTATGGCGCCGCCCTGCTGGTGCTGGGCATGGCGCAGGGCGTCCAGGCGCAGACCATAGAGGAAGACGCCCAGCAGCATCAGTCCGTGCTCGATCTGGAACGCCCCGGATATGAACCGCGCCGAATAAAACTGGGCAATGTCCTATTGTCGCCGGAGCTGGATGTCGGCGTGACCTACAACAGCAATATCTATGCCGCGCATGTAGACCGGCGGGACGATTTCGTCACGCGCATCCAGCCGCGGCTGACCATCGAAGAGGATGAGGGCCGGTTCCAATGGCATGGCGAACTGTCTGGCGAACTGCGCCGCTATGCTTCGAACGGCCGTGAAAATAGCGAAAGCTATGGCGCAGTCGGGACGTTTGCGGCGCTTCTCAGCCAGCAATTGACGGTTACAGGAACGGCGGGTTATCGGCGGGCGGTCGAAAATCGTGCGGACCCCGAAGTGCGACAGAACCCCACGCTGGGGCCGCCGCTGTTCGACGTGCTGAACGGCGAGCTTCAGATGCGCGTCGAAGGCAGCCGACTGGGATTTTCCCTGAAGGGGCAGGCGGAAAAATATGATTTCGTCGCCCGCGCCAATGACGATCGGGATTTCACCAGCTACCGCGGTACGGCAAGGCTGTTCTACCGATTGTCGCCGATGTTCGACGGCTATGTGCAAGGCTATGTCAACCAGCGTAATTTCCGGCGCGCGGATATCGGATCGGGCGCGAGCCGCGATGGGCGCACCATCGGCGGCCTGGTTGGCGTGCAGGTCAATCCCAGTGGCAAGCTGCGCGGCGACATCGGTGCGGGCGTTTTTCGCTACAAACCTGAATCCGCTTTTTTCGAAAGCTTTTCCGGCTTTGCGCTCGAAGGATCGCTGATCTATTCGCCGCGGCAGCGCACGGCGTTGATCCTCGATGTCTTCAGCGGCGACGTCGCCACCGTGCGTAACGGCGCCAGCGGCCGCATCGACCGTAGCGCGCGCCTGACCGTGCAGCAGGAAATCCGCCATAACCTGATCGCCAGCGCGGCTTTTCGCTATCGCCAGACCCGCTATCGCGGCATCGACAGCAGGCTGAACACGATCGGCGGCGATGTGGATATCGAATATCTCCTCAATCGGCACCTGTCGCTCGCACTGACGGGGCAATTGGTGAAACGGACGGGCGGAAACGACATGGATCGGTTCGAGCGGAGCCGCATCGGCATCGCCCTGCGGATGCGGTATTGA